The Zonotrichia albicollis isolate bZonAlb1 chromosome 9, bZonAlb1.hap1, whole genome shotgun sequence genome has a window encoding:
- the CLDN16 gene encoding claudin-16 yields the protein MKFFLQYVGFFCAFFSAAFLIISTWTDCWMVNADDSLEVSTKCRGLWWECVTNVFDGIQTCDEYDSIYAEHSVKLVLTRAMMITADLLSGFGFLFLVLGLDCVKFLPDEPLIKLRICLVAGVMLLLAGLPGITGSVWYAVDVYVERSSLLFHNIFLGIQYKFGWSCWLGMAGSLGCFLSGSLLTCCMYLFRENSSGRFHSAYSLRKGYSSVATFITNVHSPSSQTATSKMYAVDTRV from the exons ATGAAGTTTTTCCTCCAATATGTGGGCttcttttgtgcttttttctctgctgcGTTTTTGATAATATCTACCTGGACAGACTGCTGGATGGTGAATGCTGATGACTCCCTGGAG GTGAGTACAAAATGCCGTGGCCTGTGGTGGGAATGTGTCACAAACGTTTTTGATGGGATCCAAACTTGTGATGAGTACGACTCCATCTACGCCGAGCATTCTG TGAAGCTGGTGCTGACCCGAGCCATGATGATAACAGCAGACCTCCTGTCAGGATTTGGATTTCTCTTCCTGGTCCTGGGACTGGACTGTGTGAAATTCCTTCCCGATGAGCCGCTCATCAAGCTGCGCATCTGCCTGGTGGCTGGGGTTATGTTGCTCCTTGCAG GTCTCCCTGGCATCACGGGCTCCGTGTGGTACGCCGTGGATGTCTACGTGGAGCGCTCCTCCCTGCTCTTCCACAACATCTTCCTGGGCATCCAGTACAAGTTTGGTTGGTCCTGCTGGCTTGGCATGGCGGGGTCACTTGGCTGCTTCTTGTCCGGGtccctgctcacctgctgcaTGTATCTCTTCAGAG AGAACAGTTCTGGAAGATTCCATTCTGCCTACTCCTTGAGGAAAGGCTATTCCTCAGTTGCCACCTTCATAACAAACGTGCATTCGCCATCCTCGCAGACAGCCACCTCTAAAATGTATGCGGTGGACACAAGGGTGTGA